A genomic stretch from Candidatus Acetothermia bacterium includes:
- the gcvH gene encoding glycine cleavage system protein GcvH yields the protein MIPKDLKYTQDHEWVRLEGGKARVGITHHAQKELGDIVFAELPEVGKKVKRGERVATVESVKAVGEVFAPLSGEVVEANDALASSPDLVNKDPYGQGWLFVVKMSDPAETAGLMDAARYAALVGEKG from the coding sequence GTGATCCCGAAGGACCTCAAGTACACCCAGGACCATGAGTGGGTCCGCCTGGAGGGCGGCAAGGCCCGGGTGGGCATCACCCACCACGCCCAGAAGGAGCTGGGGGACATCGTGTTCGCGGAGCTGCCCGAGGTGGGAAAGAAGGTCAAGCGAGGGGAACGGGTGGCCACGGTGGAGTCGGTGAAGGCGGTGGGGGAAGTGTTCGCCCCCCTGTCCGGGGAGGTGGTGGAAGCCAACGATGCGCTCGCCTCGTCCCCTGACCTGGTGAACAAGGACCCCTACGGTCAGGGGTGGCTGTTCGTGGTGAAGATGTCCGACCCGGCGGAGACGGCTGGGCTCATGGACGCCGCTCGGTACGCGGCCTTGGTGGGGGAGAAGGGCTAA